In Pseudothermotoga hypogea DSM 11164 = NBRC 106472, the following are encoded in one genomic region:
- the speD gene encoding adenosylmethionine decarboxylase, producing the protein MEKSLGRHLIAEFYDCDPQAIDDVEFVEEKMKNAAIIAGATIVGSSFHRFLPYGVSGVVVISESHLTIHTWPEYRYAAIDLFTCGEDTDPWKAFEYLKQVFKAKRTQVFEHLRGDYRTIGIPFEASHKAVKGGVKHE; encoded by the coding sequence ATGGAGAAAAGCTTGGGTAGGCACTTGATTGCGGAGTTTTACGACTGCGATCCTCAGGCTATCGACGATGTGGAATTCGTCGAGGAAAAAATGAAAAACGCAGCGATAATCGCTGGTGCGACGATCGTTGGTAGTTCGTTCCACCGGTTCCTCCCCTACGGAGTGAGCGGTGTGGTTGTGATCAGCGAATCCCATCTCACTATCCACACGTGGCCCGAATATCGTTATGCGGCGATCGACCTGTTCACGTGTGGTGAGGACACTGACCCGTGGAAGGCGTTCGAATACCTGAAGCAGGTCTTCAAGGCGAAGAGAACGCAGGTGTTCGAGCATCTCAGAGGAGATTACAGAACCATAGGCATACCGTTCGAAGCCTCGCACAAGGCTGTCAAAGGAGGAGTGAAACATGAATGA
- a CDS encoding cupin domain-containing protein → MNVGDKIRRLRMSRGLTQEELAMRTDLSRSFISQLESNKTSLSLDTLEKILRALGTDLKAFFSDQEEEKIVFKKEDRIPLYDQPDGVSSFLLMSDVETKKIDPTLVVLAPGAQTEEESYHEGDEFGYVLQGKVDLWLDDVRYRLSQGDCFYYRADKKHMLKNPSKKREAVVLWIEID, encoded by the coding sequence ATGAACGTGGGCGACAAGATCAGAAGATTGAGGATGTCCAGGGGTTTGACACAAGAGGAGCTTGCGATGCGAACAGATCTTTCAAGAAGTTTCATATCGCAGCTGGAGAGCAACAAGACGTCTCTGTCACTCGACACGCTCGAAAAGATACTCAGGGCGCTGGGAACTGATTTGAAAGCGTTTTTCTCGGATCAGGAAGAGGAAAAGATCGTATTCAAGAAGGAAGATAGAATTCCGCTCTACGATCAACCAGATGGTGTGTCTTCGTTCCTGTTGATGAGCGATGTGGAGACGAAGAAGATAGATCCTACACTCGTTGTGCTTGCACCCGGAGCTCAAACAGAGGAAGAGAGTTACCACGAAGGAGACGAGTTTGGATACGTACTTCAGGGCAAGGTCGATCTCTGGTTGGACGATGTCCGATACAGGCTCTCGCAGGGAGATTGTTTTTACTACAGAGCGGACAAGAAACACATGCTCAAGAACCCGAGTAAGAAAAGGGAGGCTGTGGTCCTCTGGATCGAAATAGACTGA